The Sulfurimonas sp. HSL3-2 genome segment TTAGACGCAAATTCAGTAAAAGCTGTCGGCTTTCATATGAATGAGAAATTAGCTTCATATCCTCTTAATATATTTGACGGATATGTTTTACTGCAGGAGTACTTTTGTTATCCTGATAAATTCTTATTTGTCGATCTTTTCAATTTGGAAAAAATAGCTACGATTGATAAAGAGTTCTTAAAAAAAGCTCGGACTTTTAGCATTCAATTTCACTTTTCTAAAAGATTGGAAAGTAATGAACTTCCGACAAAAGAGAGCTTTAATCTTTTTTGTACACCTGCGATCAATCTGTTTGAAACGGAAGCAGTACCGATTAGAAAAAATGCGATGCAGGACGAATACTTAGTCGTGCCTGCAGATATCTCAAAAGAACACAGTGAAGTTTACTCTATTGAAAATGTTCGAGGGTGGATTCAGTCAAAAAATCGTTATGACGATTATCAGCTTTTTGAATCATTTGAACATAATGATAATGCACAATATTACTCTACAAGGGTAAAACTTTCTATTGACGGCGAAAGAACGAACACGTATTTACGTTTTGCATCAAACGGAGGAGCAGAAGAAAATATAGAAAACTCCAATAGTACGGTATCGGTACATATTATATGTACCAATAAAAACACACCTAATGAGGCGCTGTTATTGGGTGATGTCAATTTGCCAGATCCACTTTCATCTACGGAAAAATTGAAATTTAAAAATATAACTATTCCAACTTCTTCTTATCCGCCACCGATCGACGGTGACTTTTTATGGAAGATCATCTCGAATATGTCTCTTAACTATTTGTCGTTGGATAATATCCAGGCACTTAGAAAGATCATAGAAAGTTATGACTTCATCGGTGCAAATGACATAAAACGAAGAGAAAAAACATCGGTAATGCTGCAAGGTCTTAAATCTATCAAATATAGAACTATTGAGATGATCGATCAGGGACTTCCAATTCGAGGGATAGAAGCTTTATTACTGCTTGACCCTACTAAATTCGAATGTTTGGGAGATGCTTTTATATTTTGTTCGATCTTAAATGAGTTTTTAGCTCTGTACGGGAACATAAACTCTTTTCATCAATTAACGGTAGATATGCTTGATGAGGATATCTTTACCTGGCAACCTAAAATGGGAACAAAGGCTCTGGGGTAGATGATGAATATTGACACTATAAATCAAAGTATCGAGTTAAATATTAAAAAATATAGCCTACCTCAGGCTATTAGAGTGATCTTACACTATTTAAAAGAGCTTTATCAGACATCAGATTATGAATTGCTTTACAAAAAAATACGTTTTGAAGGGAACTCTTCACTGGCATTTCAAAAAAGTGAACTTGACTCTATTGAGTTTTTTGAAAATGAAGCTGCAGGAAAACGGGTCAGTGTAAAAATCAACTTTTTAAGTCTTTTTGGAAGTTCTTCTCCGCTTCCAAGTCACTACAACGAAACGGTTTTAAGAAGTTTTGAGGGTGATAGGATCTTATATGATTTTCTAAATCTCTTCAATCATAATTTGCAGAGATTTATTTATCCGGTGTGGGAAAAACACAGATATTACGTCAAATATAATAAAGACTTAAAAGATGGTTTTTCCAAATATCTGCTTTCACTTTTGGGTCTATACGCCAACTTCGATGTTGAACATAATAAGTTGGATTTTCAAAAGATCATGCCTTATATTGGTGTACTCAGTATGCGCCAAAAATCTGCAGGAACACTTACTTCGATCTTACGCCATTACCTTGGGTTTGATGAGATCGAAATTTTGCAATGTATAAAGATGCAATCGAAGATCCCTTCTTGGCAATACGCAAGACTTGGACAAACAAACAGCCAGCTCGGTGTGAATCTAAATATTGGTGAATTTGTCATAAACAAAACATCAAAATTCAGAATTTTGCTTAACAACGTAAGGGTAGAAGATATGCTCAGGTACAGCATTCATGGAAATAAAATGGATGAGCTTAATGACCTTATTTCTTTCGCTTTGAATGAACCTTTGGAATATGACGTATGTCTTGGGATCAATGAAGAAAATAAGGTGAGTTGTGTTTTGGATGAATCCGAGAAGAGATACATAGGAATTAATTGCTGGATAGGGGAACCGACCGGAAATGAACAGATTATTATTGCACAAAAAGGTTAGAAATGAAATTTGAATTACGTGAGTTGATAAACGCATTGGATACAAAAACAAAGATACATCTTCAAAATGCTGCATCGAGATGTGTTGAGAGATCGGGAAACGAAATTTTAATCGAAGATGTTTTATTTGTGATGTGTGAAGATGAAAAATCATTGTTTAACGCACTTATGACACATTATAGCATTGAACAAGAATCAATGGTAGAAGCTCTACAACACGGTGTAAAAGTCAATGCAACTGAGAGCAGCAGTCCTGTCTTTTCCAATCTGCTTATTCAATTGCTGGAAGACTCGTATCTCATTGCAAAAATGCAGTTGAACGTGAATGAAATCTCAGACGCGGCAATTATCTTATCATTGTTTGATAATGGTATCAAATACTCCAATACACAGTATTTCAGACTTTTGCAAAATATACCTTTTGATGAAGTGAAAAGTTTGATAGAAGGCTTAAATGAAGAAGCCGTGGAAAATGGCGAGGCGCAAAGAAAAAGCGCTAATAAGAAAATAAAAACTTCTGCAGAGTTAGATAAATATACTACAAACCTAACACAACTTGCAAAAGATGGAGAGATCGACCCTGTACTTTGCCGAGACGATGAGATCAAACAGGCAATAGATATTTTACTGCGAAGAAGAAAGAACAATCCGATTATGGTTGGAGAAGCCGGAGTCGGTAAAACGGCAGTAGTCGAAGGTCTGGCATTAAAAGTGGTCAACCATGAGGTACCGACACAACTCTACAATGCACAGATATTATCTCTTGATCTAGGTGCATTGCAAGCAGGAGCAGGAGTAAAAGGAGAGTTTGAAAGAAGACTTCAAGCGGTCATTAATGAAATACAAAACTCGCCGGAGTTTATTATTTTATTTATCGATGAAGCCCATACGCTAATCGGTGCAGGAGGCAATGAGGGAAGCGGAGATGCTGCGAACCTTTTAAAACCTGCATTGGCACGGGGACAACTAAGAACGATAGCTGCGACAACATGGCTTGAATATAGAAAATATTTTGAAAAAGATCCGGCACTGTCGAGAAGATTTCAAAAGATCGATCTTTTAGAACCGACTGTTGATGAAGCCGTCACCATTTTACGAGGTATTGCGAAAAAGTATGAAGAGGTACATGA includes the following:
- the tssG gene encoding type VI secretion system baseplate subunit TssG → MMNIDTINQSIELNIKKYSLPQAIRVILHYLKELYQTSDYELLYKKIRFEGNSSLAFQKSELDSIEFFENEAAGKRVSVKINFLSLFGSSSPLPSHYNETVLRSFEGDRILYDFLNLFNHNLQRFIYPVWEKHRYYVKYNKDLKDGFSKYLLSLLGLYANFDVEHNKLDFQKIMPYIGVLSMRQKSAGTLTSILRHYLGFDEIEILQCIKMQSKIPSWQYARLGQTNSQLGVNLNIGEFVINKTSKFRILLNNVRVEDMLRYSIHGNKMDELNDLISFALNEPLEYDVCLGINEENKVSCVLDESEKRYIGINCWIGEPTGNEQIIIAQKG
- the tssF gene encoding type VI secretion system baseplate subunit TssF, with the protein product MEFNDYYRQELSALRVEGAEFSKKNPGLSTFLSKEGQDPDVERLLEGFAFLTGRLKQQIHRELPEVSHTLVQLLWPNYVRPIPSYTIVQYEPLRDENETVVVKKNSKILSKSVADGVQCRFKTSYDTEVMALDIDKINYFVHGEKSSIELDLKMTSSGSLDDLNLKKLRFFLGGSKFIAKDMYMLLMRFLESIELEIIGSDEEDVKKITLDANSVKAVGFHMNEKLASYPLNIFDGYVLLQEYFCYPDKFLFVDLFNLEKIATIDKEFLKKARTFSIQFHFSKRLESNELPTKESFNLFCTPAINLFETEAVPIRKNAMQDEYLVVPADISKEHSEVYSIENVRGWIQSKNRYDDYQLFESFEHNDNAQYYSTRVKLSIDGERTNTYLRFASNGGAEENIENSNSTVSVHIICTNKNTPNEALLLGDVNLPDPLSSTEKLKFKNITIPTSSYPPPIDGDFLWKIISNMSLNYLSLDNIQALRKIIESYDFIGANDIKRREKTSVMLQGLKSIKYRTIEMIDQGLPIRGIEALLLLDPTKFECLGDAFIFCSILNEFLALYGNINSFHQLTVDMLDEDIFTWQPKMGTKALG